In a genomic window of Pseudodesulfovibrio sp. S3:
- a CDS encoding terminase family protein, translating into MNQHADEVIQAAKSMYLRGNKVNEICKALGIPKRTVYHWRGIGNWNDLLVDEGALQCVARRYTLLIERDGKTERELKELDRLLEHMVRLREMQVREMEAANEERDQGKPPVGGRTRRPKKKRGKIIKNDVSHLTAQDFKDAFHSHYYEYQHELRRNKHHRTRNILKSRQIGATWYFAQEAFEDATLTGDNQIFLSATRRQADVFRSYIVAVAKEKFDIELKGKDEIVLHTAHGTATLYFLSNNSKSAQSYHGHVYIDEYFWITKFDELYKVATGMAAHKKWRRTLFSTPSAVTHQAYDLWTGDRFNKRWKRKNKRQEFPSLKECRAGAIGPDKVWRYVITLKDAEKGGCDLFDSDELRLEYSPDEFRNLFMCEFVDDTQSVFRLHDLEACYCDMDEWLDFDPDALRPFGDMPVWGGYDPSRHRDDSSFVILAPPLKPGGKFRILARFKWVNKSFSWQAERIKELTERFNFVHIGIDITGPGYGVFENVKAFFPAAMPIHYSLTTKIELVLKGKDVIESGRLEWDAGQSDIAHAFLTIRQDTTSSGMVTYSAGRTEATGHADVAWAIMHALYNEPLNVKHKQKVIIA; encoded by the coding sequence ATGAATCAGCATGCCGACGAAGTCATACAAGCCGCAAAATCAATGTACCTGCGCGGCAACAAGGTTAACGAAATTTGCAAGGCCTTGGGCATCCCGAAGCGCACGGTTTATCATTGGCGTGGAATCGGGAACTGGAATGACCTGCTCGTTGACGAAGGGGCATTGCAGTGTGTGGCCCGGCGTTACACGCTGCTCATTGAGCGTGACGGCAAGACGGAGCGCGAGCTGAAGGAGCTGGACCGGCTCCTGGAGCATATGGTGCGCCTGCGCGAAATGCAGGTCCGTGAGATGGAAGCGGCCAATGAGGAGCGCGACCAGGGCAAGCCGCCTGTCGGTGGCCGGACGCGCAGGCCGAAGAAGAAGCGCGGGAAGATCATCAAGAACGATGTCTCCCACCTCACGGCCCAGGACTTTAAGGACGCCTTTCATTCCCACTACTATGAATACCAGCATGAGCTGCGCCGCAACAAACATCATCGAACCCGCAATATTCTGAAGTCCCGCCAGATCGGGGCCACCTGGTACTTTGCCCAGGAGGCGTTCGAGGATGCCACGCTCACCGGCGACAACCAGATATTCCTTTCAGCCACCCGCCGTCAGGCGGATGTGTTCCGCTCCTATATCGTGGCCGTGGCAAAAGAAAAATTCGACATCGAGCTGAAGGGCAAGGATGAGATAGTCCTGCACACGGCCCACGGCACGGCCACCCTGTATTTCCTGTCGAACAATTCCAAGTCCGCGCAGTCCTACCATGGGCATGTCTACATCGACGAATATTTCTGGATCACGAAATTTGACGAGTTGTACAAGGTCGCCACCGGCATGGCCGCGCATAAGAAGTGGCGGCGCACTCTGTTCTCCACGCCGTCCGCAGTCACCCACCAGGCGTATGACCTGTGGACCGGCGACCGTTTCAACAAACGATGGAAGCGCAAGAACAAGCGGCAGGAGTTCCCGTCCCTCAAGGAATGCCGGGCCGGTGCCATCGGGCCGGACAAGGTGTGGCGGTATGTCATCACTTTGAAGGACGCTGAAAAGGGCGGCTGCGACCTGTTCGATAGCGACGAACTGCGCCTGGAATACAGCCCCGACGAATTCCGTAATTTGTTCATGTGCGAGTTTGTGGATGATACCCAATCCGTGTTCAGGCTGCATGATCTTGAGGCCTGTTATTGCGACATGGACGAGTGGCTTGATTTTGATCCGGACGCGCTCCGACCGTTCGGCGACATGCCGGTCTGGGGCGGCTATGACCCCAGCCGACACCGGGACGATTCGTCCTTCGTGATTCTGGCCCCGCCGCTCAAGCCGGGCGGGAAATTTCGGATACTGGCCCGGTTCAAGTGGGTTAATAAGTCCTTTTCATGGCAGGCGGAGCGCATCAAGGAACTGACCGAACGGTTCAATTTCGTTCATATCGGTATCGACATCACCGGGCCGGGCTATGGCGTTTTCGAGAATGTGAAGGCGTTCTTCCCGGCAGCCATGCCCATTCACTACAGCCTCACCACCAAGATTGAACTTGTCCTGAAGGGCAAGGATGTCATTGAAAGCGGTCGCCTGGAATGGGACGCCGGACAGTCCGACATCGCCCACGCTTTCCTGACCATCC